The Hyphomicrobium sp. MC1 genome window below encodes:
- the thiC gene encoding phosphomethylpyrimidine synthase ThiC, whose translation MNKPTRSADIQTPKVTVGPVSASTKVYSSPEGHDNVRVPFREIALTDVNEPSFRVYDSSGPYTDSIVTIDVTAGLPRIRDAWVAERGGTEAYEGRVIKPEDNGNVTGAHAARVFPTVYQPRCATSSAPLTQFEYARAGIITKEMIYVAHRENLGRAAALARAKDALADGESFGADIPEHITPEFVRSEIARGRAIIPANINHGELEPMIIGRNFLVKINANIGNSAVTSSVEEEVEKMVWAIRWGADTVMDLSTGRNIHTTREWIIRNSPVPIGTVPIYQALEKCGGDPVKLTWELYRDTLIEQCEQGVDYFTIHAGVRLPFVPLTANRVTGIVSRGGSIMAKWCLAHHKESFLYERFDEICDLMRKYDVSFSLGDGLRPGSIADANDRAQFAELETLGELTKIAWDKGCQVMIEGPGHVPMHKIKANMDKQLKACGEAPFYTLGPLTTDIAPGYDHITSGIGAAMIGWFGTSMLCYVTPKEHLGLPNRDDVKVGVITYKIAAHAADLAKGHPAAQLRDDALSRARFEFRWQDQFNLSLDPDTAMSFHDETLPKDAHKVAHFCSMCGPKFCSMKITQDVRDYAATLNDQQVGMIEMSAKFKEMGNQIYIDAEKP comes from the coding sequence ATGAACAAGCCAACCCGCAGCGCCGACATCCAGACGCCGAAAGTCACTGTCGGCCCGGTCAGCGCTTCGACGAAAGTCTATTCCTCTCCCGAAGGCCATGACAACGTGCGCGTACCATTCCGCGAGATCGCGCTTACGGATGTGAACGAGCCGTCGTTCCGCGTTTATGACTCGTCCGGCCCCTACACCGATTCGATCGTAACGATCGATGTCACGGCCGGTCTCCCGCGAATCCGCGACGCCTGGGTTGCCGAGCGCGGCGGCACGGAAGCCTACGAAGGTCGCGTCATCAAACCTGAAGATAACGGCAACGTAACGGGCGCCCACGCCGCGCGCGTATTCCCGACCGTCTATCAACCGCGCTGTGCCACATCTTCCGCTCCCCTCACCCAGTTCGAATACGCCCGCGCAGGCATCATCACCAAAGAGATGATCTACGTCGCCCATCGCGAGAACCTCGGTCGTGCGGCGGCCCTGGCGCGTGCCAAGGATGCTCTTGCCGATGGCGAAAGTTTCGGCGCCGATATCCCCGAGCACATCACGCCCGAGTTCGTGCGTTCCGAAATCGCCCGCGGCCGCGCCATCATTCCGGCAAATATCAACCACGGCGAACTGGAACCGATGATCATCGGTCGCAACTTCCTCGTGAAGATCAACGCCAACATTGGCAACTCGGCTGTCACGTCGTCGGTCGAAGAGGAAGTCGAAAAGATGGTGTGGGCGATCCGCTGGGGCGCCGACACCGTCATGGACCTCTCGACGGGCCGCAACATCCACACCACGCGTGAATGGATCATCCGCAATTCGCCCGTGCCCATCGGCACCGTGCCGATCTATCAGGCGCTCGAAAAGTGCGGCGGCGATCCTGTGAAGCTCACATGGGAACTCTATCGCGACACGCTGATCGAGCAGTGCGAGCAAGGCGTCGATTACTTCACCATTCACGCCGGCGTGCGGCTGCCGTTCGTGCCGCTAACCGCCAATCGCGTCACGGGCATCGTTTCACGCGGCGGCTCGATCATGGCGAAGTGGTGCCTTGCTCACCACAAAGAAAGCTTCCTTTACGAACGCTTCGACGAGATCTGCGATCTGATGCGCAAGTATGACGTGTCGTTCTCTCTGGGCGACGGCTTGCGTCCCGGTTCCATCGCCGATGCAAATGACCGCGCGCAATTCGCCGAATTGGAAACCCTCGGCGAGCTGACCAAGATCGCCTGGGACAAGGGCTGTCAGGTCATGATCGAAGGCCCCGGCCATGTGCCGATGCACAAGATCAAAGCCAACATGGACAAGCAGCTGAAAGCTTGCGGCGAAGCCCCGTTCTATACGCTTGGGCCGCTGACGACCGACATCGCGCCGGGTTACGATCACATCACATCAGGCATCGGCGCCGCGATGATCGGCTGGTTTGGAACCTCGATGCTTTGCTACGTCACGCCAAAGGAGCATCTGGGTCTGCCGAACCGCGACGACGTGAAGGTCGGCGTCATCACCTACAAGATCGCAGCACACGCCGCCGATCTCGCGAAAGGCCACCCCGCCGCACAGCTTCGCGACGATGCGCTTTCACGCGCCCGTTTCGAGTTCCGCTGGCAGGATCAGTTCAACCTCTCGCTCGATCCCGACACGGCGATGTCGTTCCACGACGAAACGCTGCCGAAGGACGCCCACAAGGTCGCGCACTTCTGCTCGATGTGCGGCCCGAAGTTCTGCTCGATGAAGATCACGCAGGACGTCCGCGACTACGCCGCCACCCTGAACGATCAGCAGGTTGGCATGATCGAGATGAGCGCGAAGTTCAAAGAGATGGGGAACCAGATCTACATCGACGCCGAAAAGCCATAG
- a CDS encoding NAD(P)-binding domain-containing protein: MGSASNTRPIGVIGNDEFATAIAERLAACRIPTLYAALPGASPAIYGEHLEPVSPTSNSMANCPVILIAIEDTEAFRGLLTSRDASDLDFAPLSGAVIVDLGARTPRELDALLELLEPRGVSLTDAALIGGGAAAAEGRAKVLLGGAETATEMAASIVSLFGTVERTGPLGSAHAAAALMGYIEAAHAVAREEAMALGAACGLTPDMIARVLSERAPPHGMNVVQIARRADLARRIARDRNVGADIIDLAAEKQARSKRENR; the protein is encoded by the coding sequence ATGGGCAGCGCTTCGAATACCCGGCCAATCGGCGTCATAGGCAACGACGAATTCGCAACGGCAATTGCCGAACGCCTCGCTGCATGCCGCATTCCAACGCTCTACGCAGCGTTGCCTGGGGCCTCACCCGCCATCTACGGCGAGCATCTGGAGCCGGTCTCACCAACCTCGAACAGCATGGCGAACTGTCCGGTCATCCTCATCGCCATCGAGGACACCGAAGCGTTCCGCGGCCTCCTGACCAGCCGCGACGCGTCCGATCTCGATTTTGCTCCGCTGTCGGGCGCTGTCATCGTCGATCTCGGTGCCCGCACGCCGCGGGAACTCGATGCGCTGCTCGAACTTCTCGAGCCGCGTGGCGTTTCGCTGACGGACGCGGCGCTGATCGGCGGCGGCGCCGCTGCTGCCGAAGGCCGCGCCAAAGTTCTCCTCGGCGGCGCCGAAACCGCGACCGAGATGGCAGCCAGCATCGTCTCGCTGTTCGGCACCGTCGAGCGTACAGGCCCGCTCGGAAGTGCCCACGCCGCCGCGGCCCTTATGGGCTACATCGAGGCCGCCCATGCCGTCGCCCGCGAGGAAGCCATGGCCCTTGGCGCCGCCTGTGGCCTGACGCCGGACATGATCGCCCGCGTCCTGTCCGAACGCGCGCCCCCGCACGGAATGAACGTCGTACAGATCGCCCGCCGCGCCGATCTTGCCCGCCGTATCGCCCGCGACCGCAATGTGGGAGCCGACATCATCGACCTTGCGGCTGAAAAACAGGCACGCTCCAAGCGCGAAAACCGTTGA
- a CDS encoding DUF4159 domain-containing protein yields MSFGPLAFLNPWLLAALVTLPLIYWLLRAVPPRPTQIEFPPTRILVGIENEEKMAEKTPWWLTLLRLIAATLVILALADPMLNPSKDKGLTGTGPVVIFVDNGWAAASRWPERANIMQRLISEAESSGRPVMLVPTAAATKLPAIKIEPPGEARSTAAAIEPQPFEPDREAAVAALQTALSDAAVKNSSIVWIEDGIDHRGKVSDVATKLQNLAGGGTLSVIDETKGREALGLVADLAERGKLEATVLSTGGPAREGVVNAFSARGERLGEAPFKLGPGATSAKAKFEMPLELRNQVARIEIAGERSAGAVSLIDAMTQWHRVGLLSGESREEAQPLLAPLYYIEKALKPYADVVAAKNANLVEGLDAVLKQNISVLVLADIGTISGEAEEKVDEFVKHGGLLVRFAGPRLEKAGDDLLPVVLRSGGRSLGGALSWSSPQALAPFDETSPFAGLTVPKDVTVTRQVLADPAELTPDVEIWARLQDGTPLVTSAKRGNGRLVLFHVTANSDWSNLPMSGLFVEMLRRLSTMGTVGAAASAEPQSDTAAADTATKANTVSASVLAPLKTLSGVGTLVSPPPTAEPLKAAEIGAIRPNFEHPPGYYGQAAAPRAVNVLTVKSTLAPFPELPASIERLTYDNAASTSLKPALLALALGLLFLDIIAVMILQAGGIAGLFSRRPGSRRRAATASTIVLGLLALGAGIIALGTDAKAQEFPSEFRDAIPQFDGFSPVSPSQQQGPVIVRPPASPADNAAIDATSKVTLAYVLSGDRETDDTSRAGLKGLGRVLQTRTAVEPGEPAAVDITKDEIAFYPVLYWPVLKTAKALPDAIIAKIDAYMKEGGLIIFDTRDYGDGGADMLPMAGQGGTAIQRLLSKLDVPPLEPVPENHVVTKSFYLLRSFPGRWDGGQLWVEATPKDENESHKARVSDGVTSIMITSNDLAAAWALDDRGRPLYPVVPGGEMQREMAFRGGINIVMHALTGNYKADQVHVPALLERLGQ; encoded by the coding sequence ATGAGCTTCGGCCCGCTCGCCTTCCTCAATCCCTGGCTGCTTGCGGCGCTCGTCACGCTGCCGCTGATCTATTGGCTGCTGCGCGCCGTGCCGCCGCGCCCGACGCAGATCGAATTTCCGCCGACCCGCATTCTCGTCGGCATCGAGAACGAAGAAAAGATGGCCGAGAAGACGCCGTGGTGGCTGACGCTCCTGCGCCTCATCGCGGCGACGCTCGTCATTCTCGCGCTCGCCGACCCGATGCTCAATCCCTCGAAGGACAAGGGCCTGACCGGCACCGGCCCTGTTGTCATTTTCGTCGATAACGGCTGGGCGGCAGCATCGCGCTGGCCTGAGCGCGCCAACATCATGCAACGCCTCATCAGCGAAGCGGAAAGCAGCGGCCGTCCCGTCATGCTGGTGCCGACCGCCGCCGCCACAAAGCTGCCCGCCATCAAGATCGAGCCGCCCGGCGAAGCGCGCAGCACGGCAGCGGCAATCGAACCGCAACCGTTCGAGCCTGATCGCGAAGCCGCCGTCGCCGCCCTGCAAACTGCGTTGTCGGACGCCGCCGTTAAAAATTCCTCGATCGTCTGGATCGAAGACGGCATCGATCACAGAGGCAAAGTCAGCGACGTCGCAACGAAACTGCAAAATCTAGCGGGTGGCGGCACGCTCTCGGTAATTGACGAAACCAAAGGCCGCGAAGCCTTGGGCCTCGTCGCCGATCTCGCCGAGCGCGGCAAGCTCGAAGCAACGGTGCTCTCGACCGGTGGCCCGGCGCGCGAAGGTGTGGTCAATGCCTTTTCAGCCCGTGGCGAACGTCTCGGTGAAGCGCCCTTCAAGCTCGGCCCGGGCGCAACATCCGCGAAAGCTAAATTCGAAATGCCGCTCGAACTGCGCAACCAAGTCGCTCGCATCGAAATCGCAGGCGAACGCTCGGCAGGCGCCGTTAGCCTGATCGACGCCATGACACAATGGCACCGCGTGGGTCTTCTCTCAGGCGAAAGCCGCGAGGAAGCTCAGCCGCTGCTCGCGCCGCTCTACTACATCGAGAAGGCGCTGAAGCCTTACGCCGACGTCGTCGCCGCCAAAAACGCCAACCTCGTGGAAGGCCTCGACGCCGTGCTGAAGCAGAACATCTCCGTTCTGGTTCTCGCCGACATCGGCACCATCAGCGGCGAAGCCGAAGAAAAGGTCGACGAGTTCGTCAAACATGGCGGCCTGCTGGTGCGCTTCGCGGGACCGCGCCTCGAAAAGGCCGGCGACGATCTGCTGCCCGTCGTACTGCGCAGCGGTGGCCGCTCGCTCGGTGGCGCGCTCTCGTGGTCGTCACCTCAGGCGCTTGCACCGTTCGACGAGACCAGTCCGTTCGCCGGTTTGACCGTGCCGAAGGATGTCACCGTTACGCGCCAGGTACTGGCCGACCCGGCCGAGCTGACTCCTGACGTCGAGATCTGGGCGCGTCTGCAAGATGGTACGCCCCTTGTCACCTCCGCAAAACGCGGCAACGGCCGACTCGTCCTGTTCCACGTCACCGCCAATTCCGACTGGTCGAACCTGCCGATGTCCGGGCTATTCGTCGAAATGCTTCGCCGCCTCTCGACCATGGGAACGGTCGGCGCTGCAGCATCGGCGGAACCGCAGTCGGATACGGCCGCAGCCGATACCGCAACGAAAGCCAATACCGTGTCAGCGAGCGTGCTTGCACCTCTGAAGACGCTGAGCGGCGTCGGAACGCTCGTCTCGCCACCGCCGACCGCCGAACCTCTGAAGGCTGCCGAGATCGGTGCAATCCGGCCGAACTTCGAGCATCCGCCGGGCTACTACGGCCAGGCCGCGGCGCCCCGCGCCGTCAACGTGTTGACCGTGAAGAGCACGCTTGCGCCGTTCCCGGAACTGCCCGCGAGCATCGAGAGGTTGACGTATGACAACGCTGCCAGCACCTCGCTGAAGCCTGCGCTGTTAGCACTGGCGCTCGGCCTGCTGTTCCTCGACATCATCGCCGTCATGATCCTCCAGGCAGGCGGCATCGCCGGTCTCTTTTCCCGCCGCCCCGGATCGCGGCGCCGCGCCGCAACGGCTTCCACGATCGTGCTCGGTCTTCTTGCTTTAGGCGCGGGCATCATCGCCCTCGGCACCGATGCGAAGGCGCAGGAGTTTCCGTCCGAGTTTCGCGACGCCATTCCTCAGTTCGACGGCTTCAGTCCGGTAAGCCCGTCGCAGCAGCAAGGCCCGGTGATTGTGCGCCCGCCCGCATCGCCCGCCGATAATGCCGCCATCGACGCGACGAGTAAGGTCACGCTCGCCTACGTGTTGAGCGGCGATCGAGAAACCGACGACACAAGCCGCGCGGGCTTGAAAGGCCTCGGCCGCGTGCTGCAAACCCGCACGGCTGTCGAGCCCGGCGAACCCGCAGCCGTCGACATCACGAAAGACGAGATCGCGTTCTATCCTGTGCTCTATTGGCCGGTGCTGAAGACGGCAAAGGCGTTGCCCGACGCAATCATCGCCAAGATCGACGCGTATATGAAAGAAGGTGGTCTCATCATCTTCGACACGCGCGACTATGGCGACGGCGGCGCTGACATGCTGCCGATGGCAGGCCAGGGCGGCACCGCCATCCAGCGGCTGTTGAGCAAGCTCGACGTGCCGCCGCTCGAACCGGTTCCCGAAAATCACGTCGTGACGAAATCGTTCTATCTGCTGCGCTCCTTCCCCGGCCGCTGGGACGGCGGCCAGCTTTGGGTCGAAGCGACACCGAAAGACGAAAACGAATCCCACAAGGCTCGCGTTTCGGACGGCGTGACCTCGATCATGATCACGTCGAATGATCTCGCTGCTGCCTGGGCGCTCGATGACCGCGGACGCCCGCTTTATCCGGTCGTGCCCGGCGGCGAGATGCAGCGCGAGATGGCGTTCCGCGGCGGCATCAACATCGTCATGCACGCGTTGACCGGCAACTACAAAGCCGATCAGGTCCACGTTCCCGCGCTGCTTGAGCGGCTCGGTCAGTAG
- a CDS encoding membrane protein has product MNWSITFAPLIPMPILIGLSVLAAALILILLFRRSRGAFLRAGALAALIAALFNPILKEEQRESLANVAIVVLDESPSQKLADRTKQMDEIRANLEAKFAKIPNLDIKWVTGGVPSDSAPPGTNLFTDLNAALNDTAPDRIAGVIFVTDGEVHDVPKSAASLGFDAPVHTLLTGKRDEFDRRIEVIEAPRYGLVGQSREIEVAVRQTGTAPSANSGAATLKVRREGQPDETIRTEVNRNVKIDMPIPHTGTNIVEIELQPVDGELTTANNRAVVAAEGVRENLRVLLVSGEPHPGERTWRNLLKSDAAVDLVHFTILRPPEKQDGTPINQLSLIAFPTRELFSEKINEFDLIIFDRYEHRGILQLLYYDNIARYVNEHGGALLVAAGDDYASPYSIYNTPLAPVLPAAPTGRVLEMPFKAKVTAEGQKHPVTRDLPGWNGAQVADNSPQPSWGKWFRQAEVTPLRGRVLMSGAEDKPLLILDRKGKGRVALLTSDHSWLWARGYDGGGPHTDLLRRLSHWLMKEPDLEEERVIASAKGLKLTIERRSMEDKIPPVKVLGPGGDTSTVTLQPVPVEPGVWRSTIDVKMPGLYKVETDGPNGQLTAVANAGVEDPREMSEVTATDQKMKPIADATGGGIFWTKPSGLLATATDIDVPRISMMSAAKVMAGSDWLGLKDRQAFLTRGVKLTPMFTGFAALSLLLALIALAWWREGR; this is encoded by the coding sequence TTGAACTGGTCGATTACCTTCGCGCCCCTGATTCCGATGCCGATCCTGATCGGCCTGTCGGTATTGGCGGCCGCGCTGATCCTCATTCTTCTGTTCCGCCGTTCGCGTGGCGCTTTTCTGCGCGCCGGTGCGCTGGCAGCGTTGATCGCGGCGCTGTTCAATCCGATCCTGAAGGAAGAGCAGCGCGAAAGCCTAGCCAACGTCGCGATCGTCGTCCTCGACGAAAGCCCGAGCCAAAAGCTCGCCGACCGCACCAAGCAGATGGACGAGATCCGCGCCAATCTTGAAGCCAAGTTCGCCAAGATCCCGAACCTCGACATCAAATGGGTGACGGGCGGTGTGCCGTCCGATTCAGCGCCGCCGGGAACGAACCTCTTCACGGACCTGAATGCAGCGCTGAACGACACTGCGCCGGACCGCATCGCGGGCGTCATCTTCGTAACCGACGGCGAAGTTCACGACGTGCCGAAGTCCGCCGCATCGCTCGGCTTTGACGCCCCCGTTCACACGCTGCTGACCGGCAAGCGCGATGAATTCGACCGCCGCATCGAGGTGATCGAAGCTCCGCGTTACGGTCTCGTTGGCCAGTCGCGCGAAATCGAAGTTGCCGTCCGCCAGACCGGTACCGCCCCATCCGCGAACTCTGGCGCTGCGACGCTGAAAGTTCGCCGCGAAGGCCAACCCGACGAAACGATCCGCACTGAAGTCAATCGTAACGTCAAAATCGACATGCCGATCCCGCACACCGGGACGAACATCGTCGAAATCGAGTTGCAGCCTGTCGACGGCGAGTTGACGACTGCAAACAACCGCGCCGTCGTTGCAGCAGAAGGCGTGCGCGAAAACCTACGCGTGCTGCTCGTCTCGGGCGAGCCGCACCCAGGCGAACGCACATGGCGCAACTTGCTGAAATCCGACGCCGCCGTCGATCTCGTCCACTTCACGATTTTGCGCCCGCCCGAGAAGCAGGACGGCACGCCGATCAATCAGCTCTCGCTCATCGCATTCCCGACGCGCGAGCTGTTCTCGGAAAAGATCAATGAGTTCGACCTGATCATCTTCGATCGGTACGAGCACCGCGGAATTCTGCAGCTTCTCTACTACGACAACATCGCCCGCTACGTGAACGAGCACGGCGGCGCGCTGCTGGTTGCCGCGGGTGACGATTATGCCAGCCCGTACAGTATCTATAATACGCCGCTCGCCCCGGTGCTTCCCGCCGCGCCGACCGGCCGCGTCCTCGAAATGCCGTTCAAAGCCAAGGTGACGGCGGAAGGACAGAAGCATCCTGTCACACGCGATCTCCCCGGCTGGAATGGCGCGCAGGTCGCCGACAATTCTCCGCAGCCGTCATGGGGCAAGTGGTTCCGTCAGGCCGAGGTGACGCCGCTGCGCGGTCGCGTGCTGATGAGCGGCGCCGAGGACAAGCCACTTCTGATCCTCGACCGCAAGGGCAAAGGCCGCGTTGCGCTGTTGACGTCCGACCACTCCTGGCTCTGGGCGCGCGGCTACGACGGCGGCGGCCCGCACACCGACCTGCTTCGCCGCCTGTCGCATTGGCTGATGAAAGAGCCGGACCTTGAGGAAGAACGCGTCATCGCGTCCGCCAAAGGTCTGAAGCTCACGATCGAGCGCCGCTCGATGGAAGACAAAATTCCACCTGTGAAGGTGCTGGGTCCCGGCGGCGACACGTCTACAGTCACGCTTCAGCCTGTGCCCGTCGAGCCTGGCGTGTGGCGCTCGACCATCGATGTCAAAATGCCGGGCCTCTACAAAGTCGAAACCGATGGCCCCAACGGCCAGCTGACTGCCGTTGCCAATGCTGGCGTCGAAGACCCTCGCGAAATGAGCGAAGTCACTGCGACAGACCAGAAAATGAAGCCCATCGCCGACGCGACGGGCGGCGGCATCTTCTGGACGAAGCCGTCAGGTCTCCTCGCGACTGCAACCGATATCGACGTGCCGCGTATCTCTATGATGTCAGCGGCCAAGGTGATGGCGGGCTCAGACTGGCTCGGTCTGAAAGACCGGCAAGCGTTTCTGACCCGCGGCGTCAAGCTGACGCCGATGTTTACGGGATTTGCGGCGCTTTCGCTGCTACTCGCTCTCATCGCCTTGGCGTGGTGGCGTGAGGGACGATAA
- a CDS encoding DUF4332 domain-containing protein, whose protein sequence is MSPLFRIVYATHANGTHHKLALDALEAMTRPDSADWTRLFLKHVERYLEGSKAPDVTFKDFKNHVLHVSENYWGGAPEKTQEWYNRTVFELKAGNWPEAVYAAGVLSHYFTDPVMPFHTGQTEAENAIHRATEWSINRSYNTLRALGEKRFGRLSIAVPSGQKWLAKFVCDGAEFSHRYYEKLIAHYDIHKGASRPEEGLDDIAKTIVAELLIYASTSFGKVLDRAVAESGMSAPEVTLTAETFLAMTQIPRKFIEKRLSNEEDRKLVAAIYDELKTTGRVDKSLSEDDRTIRDLHNAEVLAPKLAERKTARAARINGPDDTPLELAVAKSAATKMDISETPPTIPLSKTPPPMPRAAPSIVARMEPLWTPSQQRAATVPPAATPAAAHTPASAPAATVAPISISRPSPDRPSETRVYLREGDDLEAAPSIGPKIADRFAAIDIHTVADFLKQDPEQLAEKLDDPHFDSETLLEWQDQAKLVMAVPGLRGTHAQLLVGAGYKTAEAVAEADPLALSASVLKFATTSAGKRVLREGRPPDIEKIKTWVEFAKLVAAA, encoded by the coding sequence ATGTCGCCGCTCTTTCGAATTGTGTATGCTACGCATGCCAACGGCACGCATCACAAGCTGGCGCTCGATGCGCTGGAAGCGATGACGCGCCCGGACAGCGCCGATTGGACCCGCCTGTTCCTGAAACACGTCGAGCGCTATCTCGAAGGCTCGAAAGCCCCTGACGTCACCTTCAAGGATTTCAAGAACCACGTCCTGCACGTATCCGAGAACTACTGGGGCGGCGCGCCGGAGAAGACGCAGGAGTGGTACAACCGCACCGTCTTCGAACTCAAAGCCGGTAATTGGCCGGAAGCCGTCTACGCCGCGGGCGTACTGAGCCACTACTTCACCGATCCGGTGATGCCGTTCCACACCGGCCAGACGGAAGCCGAGAACGCCATCCACCGCGCCACCGAGTGGAGCATCAACCGCTCCTACAATACGCTCCGCGCGCTTGGCGAAAAGCGCTTCGGACGCTTGAGCATCGCGGTTCCCTCTGGCCAGAAATGGCTGGCAAAATTCGTCTGCGACGGCGCCGAATTCTCGCACCGCTATTACGAGAAGCTCATCGCCCATTACGATATTCACAAAGGCGCTTCTCGTCCCGAGGAAGGCCTTGACGACATTGCCAAAACCATCGTCGCCGAACTGCTGATCTATGCCTCGACGAGCTTCGGCAAAGTTCTCGACAGAGCCGTCGCCGAATCCGGCATGTCCGCGCCGGAAGTAACGCTGACGGCGGAAACTTTCCTCGCCATGACGCAGATCCCACGGAAGTTCATCGAAAAGCGGCTCTCGAACGAGGAAGACCGCAAGCTCGTCGCTGCCATCTACGACGAATTGAAAACCACCGGCCGCGTCGACAAATCTCTGTCCGAAGACGATCGCACGATCCGCGACCTTCACAATGCTGAAGTTCTGGCGCCAAAGCTCGCCGAACGCAAAACAGCACGCGCCGCCCGCATCAATGGTCCTGACGACACGCCGCTCGAACTCGCGGTCGCAAAGTCGGCTGCTACCAAAATGGACATTTCCGAAACGCCGCCGACGATCCCGCTGTCGAAAACACCGCCGCCTATGCCCCGCGCCGCGCCGAGCATCGTCGCGCGCATGGAGCCGCTCTGGACGCCCTCGCAACAACGTGCGGCGACAGTACCGCCAGCAGCGACGCCCGCAGCGGCACACACGCCCGCTTCGGCACCTGCCGCGACAGTCGCGCCGATTTCAATCTCGCGGCCGTCCCCTGATCGTCCGTCGGAAACGCGCGTGTATCTGCGCGAAGGCGACGACCTCGAAGCGGCACCCTCCATCGGACCGAAAATCGCCGATCGCTTCGCGGCGATCGATATTCACACGGTCGCAGATTTCCTGAAGCAGGATCCGGAGCAGCTCGCAGAAAAACTCGACGACCCGCATTTCGATTCCGAAACGCTGCTCGAATGGCAGGATCAGGCGAAACTCGTCATGGCCGTGCCGGGTCTGCGCGGCACACACGCGCAACTACTCGTCGGCGCGGGCTACAAGACGGCCGAAGCCGTGGCCGAAGCCGATCCGCTCGCGCTCTCGGCCAGCGTGTTGAAATTCGCAACCACATCGGCAGGCAAACGCGTCCTGCGCGAAGGCCGCCCACCCGACATCGAAAAAATCAAAACCTGGGTCGAGTTCGCCAAACTGGTCGCGGCAGCTTAA
- a CDS encoding DUF58 domain-containing protein — protein sequence MASPIGRTGTSGEGNSSERRRVLTLEREAVTIVDRMPELLMEAARIASTVAQGIHGRRRAGPGETFWQFRQYQSGENASLVDWRRSASSDHLFVREREWEAAHTLYLWPDISPSMDFKSHLAPVTKRDRALVLTLAAAEMLVRGGERVALLAQMLPTASRNAATRIAETIAANANSETTQKSLPPNAGLNRFSGLILFSDFLAPVHAIRERLEGYAGNGVGGHLVQVIDPAEETLPYHGRTEFLTPSGSQRWVADRVESLRPKYQERFAAHRAEVAEMAKRFGWSLLTHHTDRPASEPLLSLLMRLNGSAQGYRWMSSSSDAVSSDDKERAR from the coding sequence ATGGCGAGCCCAATAGGGCGGACAGGAACGTCAGGCGAAGGCAACAGCTCCGAAAGGCGGCGCGTCCTCACGCTTGAGCGCGAAGCCGTCACCATCGTCGACCGGATGCCGGAGCTGCTGATGGAAGCAGCGCGCATCGCCTCGACTGTTGCGCAGGGCATTCACGGACGCCGTCGCGCCGGACCCGGCGAAACGTTCTGGCAGTTCCGCCAATATCAGTCGGGCGAGAATGCGAGCCTCGTCGATTGGCGCCGCTCGGCAAGCTCGGATCATCTCTTCGTTCGCGAACGCGAGTGGGAAGCCGCGCACACGCTCTATCTCTGGCCCGACATTTCGCCGTCGATGGACTTCAAGAGCCATCTCGCGCCAGTCACCAAACGCGACCGCGCGCTGGTGCTGACACTCGCCGCCGCCGAGATGCTTGTTCGCGGTGGAGAGCGCGTTGCATTGCTCGCGCAGATGCTGCCGACTGCCAGCCGCAATGCCGCGACGCGCATTGCCGAAACGATTGCCGCCAACGCCAATTCCGAAACAACGCAGAAAAGCTTGCCGCCCAATGCCGGCCTCAACCGCTTTTCCGGCCTGATCCTGTTCAGCGATTTTCTTGCCCCCGTGCACGCCATTCGCGAACGCCTCGAAGGGTACGCGGGCAATGGCGTCGGCGGTCACCTCGTGCAGGTGATCGACCCGGCGGAAGAGACGCTGCCCTATCACGGCCGCACCGAATTCCTGACTCCGTCCGGCAGTCAGCGTTGGGTTGCCGACCGCGTTGAATCGCTCCGTCCGAAATATCAGGAACGCTTCGCAGCCCATCGCGCCGAGGTCGCCGAGATGGCGAAACGCTTCGGCTGGTCGCTGCTGACCCACCACACCGACCGCCCGGCCTCCGAGCCGCTGCTGTCGCTCTTGATGCGTCTCAACGGTTCAGCCCAGGGCTATCGTTGGATGTCGTCCAGCTCTGATGCCGTCAGCTCCGACGATAAGGAGCGCGCCCGATGA